In Salvelinus alpinus chromosome 19, SLU_Salpinus.1, whole genome shotgun sequence, the genomic stretch ggccctgtccggggtatcattggatggggccacagtgtctcctgacccctcctgtctcagcctccagtatttatgctgcagtagtttgtgttggggggctagggtcagtttgttatatctggagtacttctcctgtcttatccggtgtcctgtgtgaatttaagtatgctctctctaattctctctttctttctctctcggaggacctgagccctaggaccatgcctcaggactacctggcatgatgactccttgctgtccccagtccacctggccgtgctgctgctccagtttcaactgttctgcctgcggctatggaaccctgacctgttcacctgacgtgctacctgtcccagacctgctgttttcaactctctagagaccgcaggagtggtagagatactcttaatgatcggctatgaaaagccaactgacattaactcctgaggtgctgacttgctgcactctcgacaactactgtgattattattatttgaccatgctggttatttatgaacatttgaacatcttggccatgttctgttataatctccatccggcacagccagaagaggactggccacccctcatagcctggttcctctctaggtttcttcctaggttttggcctttctagggagtttttcctagccaccgtgcttctacacctgcattgcttgctgtttggggttttaggctgggtttctgtacagcactttgagatatcagctgatgtaagaagggctatataaataaatttgatttgatttaagttccttgctcagaacattaaaacatatgaaagctggtggttccttaacatgagtcttcaatattcccaggtaagaagttataggttgtagttattataggaattataggactatttctctctataccattttatATTTCATAtgcctttgactattggatgttcttattaGCACTTtaatattgccagtgtaacagtatagcttccgtccctctactcgcccctacctgggctcgaaccaggaacacatcgacaacagctaccctcgaagcatcgttacccatcgctccacaaaagccgcggcccttgcagagcaaggggaacaactacttcaaggtctcagagcgagtgacgtcaccgattgaaacgctattagcgcacaccccgctaactagctagccatttcacatcggtaacaccagcctaatctcgggagttgataggcttgaagtcataaacagctcaatgcttgaagcacagcgaagagctgctggcaaacgcacgaaagtgctgtttgaatgaatgcttacgagactgctgctgcctaccaccgctcagtcagactgctctatcaaatcatataattaagtctaacataacacacatatatacgagccttaggtcattaatatggccaaatccagaaactatcatctcgataacaaaacatttattctttcagtgaaatacggaaccgttccgtattttatctaacgggtggcatccataagtgtaaatattcctgttacattgcacaacctttaatgttatgtaataattacgtaaaattcggacaaattagtttgcaacgagccaggcggcccaaactgttgcatataccctgactctgcgtgcaatgaacgcaagagaagtgacacaatttccctagtttaatattgcctgctaacctggatttcttttcacAAAATATGCagggttaaaaaaatatacttctgtgtattgatttaagaaaggcattgatgtttatgcttaggtacattcgtgcaatgaTTGTGCTTTTTGAGAAAATGcgctttgttaaatcatcccccgtttggcgaagttggatgtctttgttaggaagaaatagtcttcacataGTTCggaatgagccaggcggcccaaactgctgcatataccctgactctgttgcacagaacgcaagagaagtgacacattttccctagttaaaagaaattcatgttagcaggcaatattaactaaatatgcacgtttaatgctagctagcaccttaccatggctccttgctgcactcgcataacaggtagtcagcctgccacgcagtctgctcgtggagtgcaatgtaataggccatgatcggtgtccaaaaatgccgattaccgattgttatgaaaacttgaaattggcccgaattaaaatcggccattccgattaatcggtggACCTCtaggctgaatacttatgtaaatatgatatttccgttttttatttttaatccatttgctaaaaacatttaaaacgtgtttttgctttgtcattatgtggtagtgtgtagattgaaaagggaaaaaactttccgaatgcactgtaaatctaGTCTATATGAAAGCCTAAATATTGGCATGAAATCTGAAGCATTTATAATGAAATCAAATGTAATCATTGTATCAGTACACAGTCCAACATTATTACAATCATTTTACATGacagcattttttttatttttttttacatatataaAAGCTTGGTATATTCATGGGAAAAGGCAAAATGGTACAGCCCACAACCTAATGAGATGTGCGTAATACAACACTTTTTCCCAAAAGGCATAAGGAAAAGACTTGATTTAGTTGGTCTCCCATTTACTTACCGGTGCTCTGTCGCTCTTGTTGGTCATGATTCTCCCAGGCTTCTTCCCGCCTCTCCTCTTTGATGGTAGGTGATTTGGGCTTTATATCATTGAATGCTGCAGGCTGTTGGACACAATGTAGTGTAAAATCAGTTGGGATACCAGATatccagtgccttcagaaagtattcataacccttgacttattccacatttagttttgttacagcctgtattcaaaatggattaaatagatttctctcacccatctacacaccaataacgacaaagtgaaaacatgtttttagaaatgtttgctaatttattgtggaataagtcaaggggtatgactactttctgaatgcactgtaactggGAATAATCCCCTAACTGAGAAAATGTACTCTATTCACATGTCAGTCAAAGAAAACTGAAAGAGATATAACTTAAGAACACTAACAACACAGTAAACAGGTAAAACAGCACCGCTTGAATGCAAGATGACCACTAGCATGGGTGGGCTATAGGTAGGGACGTGAAACGTTCAGGTTGCTGCACAGACACAATGAATGCTCTAATCTTGGGAGCGCCCGGAGCGTTTTTACTCTCTAAATAATTAAGAAATGTGTCATTGTTGCAATAGTAGTTTCATCTTAAATTGGCATGTTGAATTATTTTGCCATatgatattttttacattgtgctAATTTCCCTAATGTGGTCAGTTCGTGTTAGTTACTACCTTACACAAGCTTGCATTTTCACCCAATACAACTTAGTGGAATTACACATCCTTTTACCTCAGATTGGTAATTTTAGAATAAAAATTGACACGATGACATAAGATCGGTTGCTTAACCCTTAATAGGGCTAAAttaaaatgtttcttacagaagaaatatgaaaagtatatgcataaccatggtaacaACTGACAGGGAACAGTTTTGATCACAAAGGTGAGGAcataacagttcacctgacaagactgaatccaaacattacactgttgattttgtgaattttacatttactgtacttttcagtGCATTTGTGGAGAAattctgaaaatactctggatacattcagtaacatgctaagaatattcctggaaaatgtggggtaggtgcaacataagataaaaaaatgacaagggtttgagtgagaggactaaactggtgtctccaagtggccacacacctctccaaagtgtgcacagctccaaagtaatttcaatgcacttttatgactcagagtcttcaactataagctTTTTGAAGtactcctagctgtgccgttgaggtaCTAGAGCTAGCACAATTGTAGTTGTTTTTTTTGGAACATAACCCTGCATCCCTGCcaacacaattactgttgtttacgcaatccaaaaacagtccattataaatcacaatctgggtAAAGTGGGCATCATTTAAATTCTGTTCTATTGCAAACATGACTAGcaaacatgactagctaagttataaaatatggATCACAGTTTTAGTTTTTGctgaattgcattgtgaaagcctATCATAATTTGTGAGACTAGaaaggagtcatgagtgcattcaggtgccTGTGCAGCAGCAAATTCTCCTAACAgtcaaacataggctcattctgttcagaacaactaAGGGTATGACGCCATTTCATCTTGTGCATTTCGCATTTCCATATCATGAAACGTATCATGTACATTGTcaatgtttatgatcactatgtttgatgtacatgATACGTTTCATGATATGGAAATGCACATTTCAAATTACGGGTGTTTGGCTTGTTTGTCATCcaagcggtatttattataatcctcaacatctcatctttcaaaatacttagtcctcttaatttacagAATTTccttcactcagacaacaaaacatgtGAAAATGTTGCCCAATTAGCGGGCGGGACGGGGGCAACTTCTCGTCCCGTGAGGTGCAGCGGTCAGTCAAAACCCATGCAGCGCTGTGAAGTGCAGACCCAGAGCTCTGATGTCATGTATGGCATGTTACAGTACAACCcctgcgttccaatttaggcgTTCATCAatgcccaaatctgccattttcaacctgcGTACGAGTTTAAAGGGCTACAACAGATCAATATATTTGGTTTTGTACCGTTGATTTTGTCACACATACTGGGGAGTGCAGGAGTTAAGGCTTCTGCATCCTTCTGTTCAGCTGGCACCTACAAGCGAGTGTgttcgcatactcccttaaaaagaCCACTTGAAAAATGACAAAAAAAGCAGCAATAGTAGTCTGTCCATCTTGACAATTCATTGAAGactccctactgttgaccaatgaccgaggaaggggcgtagacttcagcTACTGAAATTTGTCTTGCCTCGAAAAAAAGGTTGTGTGCACGAACAGCCGAAATAACTCTtgccaaaaaacaaaacaaaccaaaacataaAAATGTCTGAACTGTTTCGGATGGTAAGCATGCAGACTGAGGCCTTTAGTATTCAGAGTTAATTTTAGGACTCAAATGGCAGGGAACATTTTGGGAGGTCTCGCTATTAAAGTCACTAGCCAATACACGGATTTGACAGTCCAACTATCACTTAAATAGCAGCCAACCATTATCACTTGATATCTTATGGCGTGTCGTGATTCGTTGAAGTTAACTTAAAGAAGTGGTTTGTTCCTGCtaggaagttgttcctaatgttttgtccactcagtgtatgtgatcgtatacttaggatgtaagcaaggtttgaactgattatatttttgtcaaatgtgatatccgttcgggcttcttgcggtcaatttgcattctacaaattatttgtaattatgttccgggccCCTGACCATCGGCTCAATAAAAGAATCGGCCTGTGGTTGTTTCTACActatacaaaaatataaacgcaacatgtaaagtgttggtcccatgtttcatgagctgaaataaaagattccagaaatgttccatacgcacaaaaagcttatttctctcaaatgttgtacacaaattagtttacatccctgttagtgagcatttctcctttgccaagaaaatccatccacctgacaggtgtggcatatcaagaagctgatttcaacagcatgatcattacacaggtgcaccttgttctggggacTATAaacagccactctaaaatgtgcagttgtcacacaacaatgtctgaagttgagggagcatgcacttggcatgctgactgcaggaatgtcccccagagctgttgccagatactttaacattaaattctctgccataagcagcctccaacatagttttagagaatttggcagcctcaaaaccgcagaccacgtgtatggcgttgtgcgTAAGaagggtttgctgatgtcaacattgtgaacagagtgataACGGGATGGTgggggtggggttatggtatgggaaggcataagctacggacaacgaacacaattgcattttatcgatggcaatttgaatgcacagaaataccgtaacaagatcctgaggtccatttttttaaaggtatctgtgaccaacagatgcatatctgtattctcagtcatgtgaaatccccaaattagggcctaaggaatttatttaaattgactgattctcatatgaactgtaactcagtaaaatctttgaaatgttgcatgttgtgtttatattttagttcagcatagtttattgctaaattgtaattacttcgcaactatggcctatttattgccttacctccttaattTGCACACTCTGTAtacatatttttctattgtgttattgactgtacgtttgtttattccatgtgtaactctgtgttgttgtttttgttacactgctttgctttatcttggccaggtcgcagttgtaaatgagaacttgttctcaactggcctacctggttaaatatagatgaaatgtaaacatttttttttatccctgATGTATTGGTTATTCCAAGTTTCTGTGTGGCCTTTGAACACTGTTAAAGAGCGCTACACCCCAAAcgtctgttctattgatttcagcaTGAAATCAATGGAAATGATTAACAAAAAAAGTGTGATACCGCGTTGGCGACCTACTTGAATCAAAATGAAACACATAAAAATGTGATTATCCTCTAAAaagtgatgtacacattattcccagatggTTTTTGAGCTGTGTTAAGTTAACAAGAAGTGcagcctcatctctccctctcgcaCAATTGATTTCAAAGGAATTGACAAAGCAGTGTTGTGTTTCTCTTTCTGTTTTCGTCACCCCTGTATCCAAATGTAACATTCCAAAATGTAGCTTACTGTGTTCTGCAGGTTATCATTTAACCAGTGATTTAAAACGTCATCCAGTTTCCATGTGGTTTTTAGTTTTGGTAGTTTCAAGTGGCAATAAATGAATGACTGATTTATTGccaattgtcaaaacaacaggGGTTTAGGTATTTATGCAGTTTTTACAAGGTGCTTTCTTAAAAATAGTCAATGTGTATATatcaaactgtttctgcatattggtttaTTGACTTGGACACAAattgtgttttgacattgggctattTTTCAAAATGTCAACAGCAAGCAGCTACAGCATAATTTTCAACTTAATTTTTAGGCATTtaaatgtaactttcaaaatgtaTTTCCAATAGtattgtatttaaccaggtaataATTGCTGAATGAGTCAAAAACAACGtgctgtgatttatttattttgatgatATACCAGAAATCACCAAAACGGGTTTGCACTGCTTACTAGGTTATTTTTGCTTCCAGACCTGGCTGTGTTGATAAGCACTGAAATATTGTGGGAAATGGGGAACACATGCACAAGTAAAGCTTACCTTTCTCTGTGTGGTAGTCTGTCCAGTGTCACCTGAAGACTTTCCCTCCCTAAAAAGGCTGGTGACCAACTGGGAATCAACTGCTctcagacattgaatatcgccTAAAATGAGTAAACATGAGAAATGGTTTGCATCCACACACGTATTAACGCTGTCTTGATAAAGTGGTTTCGTTTATAAAATGATGTTGTAACTAATAAATGTTGCTAGTACGTGCTCTAATGGCACGACCAAATCTTACAGCTTGATGTTCTTTTCGATTCCATGTCATGGTGAGCTCGAGAGCAGCTGTGCGCGAGGATGGAGCTTCCCATTCCCGCTCTCAGAGTACTTGCACGAGACACTTTCAGGTCCATCAGCCGTAGTTTCCTCCTCAAAGCTTCATTCTCCTTCTGCCCTCGAGATATCTCGGAATGCAGGACCGCATAGCCATTGTCAACAAGCTCGCAGATTTCAACCACGGCCGCGTTGGCCAAAacctccatgatggaggctaGTTGAGTGTGAAGGGCAAAGGAATTTGCCATTTTCGGAAACAAAAATTCCCTCCGAATAAGTTAATGGATGAActgtacaattttttttatgtatAAGTATAGAAGCATGTGCATTTAGTGTAGCATCACTAAAATGTAAACAGTGGCGGCATTATTCTTGCTAGGTCTTGCTTATTCATACTAGCTTCTTGATCAGCATCTTCTTCGAGGTTTATTGGCCGACTACACACATGTGTATTgcgccacctactgtacggggTAGTAAAAAAAAATACCCCCCAAAGAAAATTATGTTTTGGATTTACAAATTCATACTTATTACCAAAAACACTAACCAAATTCACGCTACTACCCTGAATTTCAAACAAAAAACTACTCCAGTCGGTTTAAATATTcagatccctacacaggctcaggaACATGGGAGGGGGAACCTCTTCATTCAGTATTCCCTGTAACATTTTATCTGTAAAGTCCTGGAGATCCATAAATCTATTTGCCGCCTTCACAATGATGTCTAGCTTCTTAGATTTCGTTAGTTTGACTTCTGAAATGTATCACTTGCGCTACAAACGCAACACATTTCATCTTCACTATTAGTGTTTGGGGATCCTTCTCCTGCATGGCATTCACTGCAGACTGTGGGACATCCACTACCATCTACTCTCTACGCACTCCAGCTATTTTCACTGCCTCTACATATAATATCTGCTGGATGACCCTGATCCTAGTTACTGCGACCTCCTTCATCATTACAGGGCACTCCGAGAACTCTGGAACATGATTCCCATCACAATTACAACATGTTTAATCTGACTCTTCAACTACTACATATTTATTCCTTCGACAAACACTTGCCAAGTATCCAAACTTTTTACAATTGTAACACTGTAGCGGCTTCTGTGAGTGCGGTCTCACTGCATATATCCCATATCCAGGTTTTACATACGTTTGGAGAACCACTTCATCAAACGACAGTAAAATCGATAGGCTTTGCTCCTTCTTTCTGTCTATTATTCGATTCAAACTACGTGCTCCTATCATTCCTGGAATGTTATCCCTAAAACCACACGGTCTCTATATCCAACGAGACACCTCGATCAGCGACtcgtcagcaaaacaaaaaagTACATCCGGGACACGAAATTgcgaatttaaaaaataaaagtcCCCCACGTAATAGTAGACAAGTTTCAATAACAGGGCTTAATTTGAACCGGAACCTCTCCATTTTGAACTGTTTTGTTCCGCAACTTATTTAGCCGTATCCGGTACCTCTCCTGACATGAACAATAATAGTCACTTTTTGCAATGTAAAAATTTGAATAAAACGATCAAAGTTAATTAGAGTTGCCTCTTCGTTAATTGTCCTGCAACCAAAAaaaaaacaatgtgaaaaaattTATTTTCAGCCCGGGCCTAATATTCCACCCGATACAATTGCAATCCGTCGATATAATCGACAACTATCATCAGAAATCAAACAATATGAATCAGACAGTGGGGCGCCGCCTGACCTACTAGTAGATCAGATGGTTCAAATCAACGTTTCATATCGTCGTGTAAATGCACTGTAGATCGAATTGCACTCAATGAATGTTATTCCCTACTATGGGTCATATTAGCGGGCTATCCCGGGGTAAAaacactttttaaaaatgtattatgtACCTTTGACGAAGGGAAAGGACATCAGAAGATCTTCTTCTAATTTCAGTTAAAGCACAATAAAAATGACCATTACTGCCTACTCGAAAATTACGCTATGAAACGCTGATTTAAACCTTCTGACCAACTAGTGGGTCAGGCGGCGCCCCACTGTCTGATTCATATCGCGTGATTTCGATTATATCGACTAATTGGTTTTGTATGGGGTGAATATTCTAAGAGTTGATTCGGGTTGGGGTGGCCCGTTTCATGGTTCGCGGAACAATTGTAGCCTATGTTTGAGACCAACGCATAGCCGTTGCTGTGTGATAAGCGTGACAGTATCTCTTACAtaactagaatgagattcactttctatgatctctctccttctctgctctgatagacatgagcctgcaactctaatctctccagcgttgcacttcatcatttatttccttatagaatcaaAGCCGCGAAAGGGGTTCTTAAGGAACTGCAGCACCCCtgatcaatttaaataaatgtgtcAAAGTcattgattgcctcccctatatctgtcgcTTCCTCAGTTTCATTCACGTGTCTACTTTGATGGGTTTTTTTTGTTTCTCTTGGCCAGACGCTGTTCTTGCTTTGTTTATGTCTATTTATTATTAAATCCTCACCATGTACATGCTTcccgtctcccagtgtctgtcgtCTCAAGACCGTTACAGAATTGCATGAAGTGCGTTTTGAAAAGGGACATTTTTTCCTGGATCCTAGGCTACAGAAATGGTTccccatgtgtgcaacttctgtaaatgtctctactctactgctctatgcTCTACTGCtctaagctagccagctaacgttagctggctagctttatgggtgttgtgacatgagtatgaaattgtaattatgtttgtttaatgttttagggactcctgaaacaaccagcataccaggctgtcgtcttgtgaaacagttGATGTAAAACATTTCGCTAGCTAAAGCGTTTACtacaaattgaatgtacaattttgtaagcttgccttgctgatatttgccatgTAATGCAGTTATTGTGCAGTAGAGGATAAAAatacctgtatgcctatggatgtgaagctagctatgtagccaatctttgtatggaccctaaaacgtttggtatacatattagttcagaacctagctatgaacctcagctatcatagccagcTGTATCAACTTCAAATTGGTCTGAAttacattaatgaagcctatggattgagtgtAATATAACTTTGTGCCAAGGATACAAGTCggatatacatgtagttattgccatgcatgagatccccacattgtagcctgtacatttaatatattgtctgatcatgtactctaccttggcaaataaaggtgcagtatttttcagtcatatccaaaaccaggagtatcaaattccagtctttgaatgatgctgtgtctgtgcATATGTATTACAAATATACACttaaacagtgtttaccaatcctgggacatcaatgggcacacattgtaactatgcaatagactataaacatgatttaactagttaaaggctgatttgtaattcatatatacagaaatataatttaaaaaacagtacactacacttcctttgcatcatgtaaatactctaaaaCCGGTTAGTCTCAATATCTAATTTCCTTCATCTGCATCGATCTGAgaaacacaggataggtgtagCATTTAATCAAATGAGacacttaatttcaaccagtagagaatgtgaaacgctttattgaaagaagttaaTTATCCAAGTGTTATGAATACATAATAGATGTATTATAATTGTAattttataaatacaagttcaatctgtacttcaatgcacatctggtgtgcattataaaaacaggAAGAAAGAGGTGGCGAGAGAGGTGTAAAAGAGAATGGGAAAGAGGTAACAGAGGATCAGggaagacagcatatgattaatgaatcacagtgctaccctaatattctctgtTCATCATAATTACATAATGGTGTCTCTagtggtgtctcctaaccagccttgggctccCAGTCAGCCCAAAGGTTATCTTAATAGCGGGTGAGTTGGCAATGACTGGACTCagggttggcatcctctcacatcaagacatacctgcagacgagagacagatggagacagagagcatgtttaagccttgtttttaaaaaaaatattctgccTGTCATcaatcatcaggaggtgaaatgcaaagctgaccttggatcattaattCTGGGACTAcatatatctgtatttcaatgtaaagcatctctatacttcctgttgacctgaccaagGTCAACACCTGGGTGGACTTAaaatagcctgttttgttttGTACAGATATCACATCCTTACCTAAACAGAACCCTCACCTGAGATGTAGAAgtcaaagggagagaaactgaaaattgaataaatgcagttgacatagctaagtaaatggaagaatactcttattaCAATGTGGGTGGCTCTTAAAAAaatagcctttggttgtgcaaagtgtagtctatggtgttgccagggaacagcac encodes the following:
- the LOC139545824 gene encoding uncharacterized protein isoform X2 codes for the protein MANSFALHTQLASIMEVLANAAVVEICELVDNGYAVLHSEISRGQKENEALRRKLRLMDLKVSRASTLRAGMGSSILAHSCSRAHHDMESKRTSSCDIQCLRAVDSQLVTSLFREGKSSGDTGQTTTQRKPAAFNDIKPKSPTIKEERREEAWENHDQQERQSTEALDHADGGEMLSSINTEATQPISKQENDRSYMWTLKTHLRVHTGEKPFSCMQCGKCFSDSSNFKRHQSVHTGERRYGCSHCGKRFAQSGSLKDHLKVHTGCKQFRCSQCGKTFISANHLKRHTIVHNGERLLPTTFQ